One Pan paniscus chromosome 16, NHGRI_mPanPan1-v2.0_pri, whole genome shotgun sequence DNA segment encodes these proteins:
- the LOC130540833 gene encoding collagen alpha-1(I) chain-like, giving the protein MSGSPSSSSSWLRSPPPPPSAPPPPRRAPSQIQDTHKAAGRPRRAQHSRRAARLCAAARPAPAPARPPPAAAGSARGLRLAEGHSRGEARRGAAPAREGRGGRGGIRGAGPRVCERRPRAGSLAASLSLSRLSRVRLVRSLLLGFFPFFFPLSGVNAGKQEPQPRRAAAAAATHWGLARARALARAHAPARTLERPPPQQRRAEGPAQAGARKKPEPGFPKTCGAEPGRGARDCEAPPPSPAPPPPARTQRHARVPTRSRPHRTAPATPQAPSPPARLQKQCPRRRSGLRGAGVGRQGKARQGRGGQERGGVGGECGAGRGSLKTTTARLESAFPRFLKSFIVSCSCCKINKCVHAAFFSLRTGKPERGGRGAPGRKGTPPHQATTPGTFTPGWGARGVATVEPGVWGLAGSGGGRARPVWLGPEWLEERGPRRPSRAPRPGRGAQTGSPASPGRVPAAAARGRGGRWGGQPAESRLPPSGGGNVGARARGRLGWVALAWPPGPAARPERSPRPRAAQGSTTWAAAGSGRGACTLRGSEAGGACPGPGAPRRGWRLGPGSLPWLRSRPGNTPHALGISGYCGNPPAPVSGPPRHVPLASFAT; this is encoded by the coding sequence ATGAGCggctccccctcctcctcctcctcctggctccgctcgccgccgcctcctccctcagcgccgccgccgccgcggcgagCTCCTTCCCAAATCCAGGACACACACAAAGCGGCGGGCCGGCCGCGCCGCGCTCAGCACTCCCGCCGCGCCGCCCGGCTCTGCGCCGCCGCCCGCCCCGCGCCGGCCCCCGCCCGGcccccgcccgccgccgccggCTCTGCGCGGGGGCTCCGGCTCGCTGAAGGTCACAGCCGAGGCGAGGCGCGCCGTGGAGCTGCCCCCGCGCGGGAGGGGCGTGGAGGGCGCGGGGGGATCCGGGGAGCGGGGCCGAGGGTCTGCGAGCGCCGGCCGCGGGCAGGCTCGCTGGCGGCGTCCCTCTCGCTCTCCCGCCTCTCTCGAGTTCGCCTGGTGCGCTCGCTCCTCCTCgggttttttccctttttttttccgcTCAGCGGAGTTAATGCTGGTAAACAAGAGCCCCAGCCtcgccgcgccgccgccgccgctgccacACACTGGGGGCTCGCGCGCGCGCGCGCCCTGGCCCGCGCACACGCGCCCGCTCGCACACTCGAGCGGCCACCGCCGCAGCAGCGGCGCGCCGAGGGCCCGGCCCAGGCCGGCGCGCGCAAAAAACCGGAGCCCGGGTTCCCCAAGACGTGCGGAGCGGAGCCCGGGCGTGGGGCGCGAGACTGCGAGGCGCCGCCCCCATCTCCCGCCCCGCCGCCTCCCGCGCGCACACAGAGACACGCGCGCGTGCCCACCCGCTCCCGCCCCCACCGCACTGCGCCGGCCACCCCGCAAGCGCCCTCCCCTCCCGCCCGACTCCAAAAACAATGCCCCCGCCGCCGGTCCGGTCTCCGCGGGGCAGGGGTGGGTAGGCAAGGAAAGGCTAGGCAGGGGAGGGGTgggcaggagaggggaggggtgggcGGGGAGTGCGGGGCTGGGAGAGGTTCATTGAAAACAACAACAGCGCGGCTGGAAAGCGCGTTTCCCCGGTTCTTGAAAAGCTTCATTGTTTCTTGCAGCTGTTGCAAAATAAATAAGTGCGTGCATGCGGCATTTTTTTCGCTGCGTACTGGAAAGCCCGAACGTGGCGGAAGGGGCGCACCTGGGAGAAAGGGGACCCCCCCCCACCAGGCTACTACGCCGGGCACTTTCACGCCAGGCTGGGGTGCCCGCGGCGTTGCGACCGTGGAGCCCGGAGTTTGGGGGCTCGCGGGGAGCGGAGGGGGAAGGGCGCGGCCCGTGTGGCTCGGCCCGGAGTGGCTCGAGGAGAGAGGACCCCGCCGCCCCTCGCGGGCCCCGCGCCCCGGAAGGGGGGCCCAGACAGGCAGCCCCGCGAGCCCCGGGCGCGTCCCCGCGGCGGCCGCCAGAGGGCGCGGCGGGCGCTGGGGAGGGCAGCCCGCGGAGAGTCGCCTCCCTCCCTCCGGGGGAGGAAATGTGGGGGCCCGGGCTAGGGGCCGACTCGGCTGGGTCGCGCTGGCGTGGCCTCCCGGACCCGCCGCCCGCCCTGAGCGCTCTCCGCGGCCTCGCGCGGCTCAGGGCTCCACCACGTGGGCGGCTGCGGGGAGCGGCCGGGGCGCGTGCACGCTGCGGGGCTCCGAAGCTGGGGGGGCGTGTCCGGGTCCCGGGGCCCCGAGGAGGGGGTGGAGGCTGGGGCCGGGAAGCCTCCCTTGGCTGCGGTCCCGACCCGGGAACACGCCGCATGCACTTGGGATCAGCGGCTACTGCGGAAACCCACCCGCACCTGTCTCGGGTCCTCCCAGGCACGTTCCTCTTGCTTCGTTTGCTACGTAA